From a region of the Leishmania major strain Friedlin complete genome, chromosome 32 genome:
- a CDS encoding myosin XXI: protein MPERVSVNQEVYYLDTKSGWLRGTVKEVDGAKVTVEDNASQSAVKVAADNVHSYISESYDIEDAELFHVSDLHVATLLHCVKDRFEKLHKQYSLMGEMVLSVNPFRLMPFNSDEERKKYLALPDPRMLPPHVWQVAHKAFNAVIVQGQGNQSIVISGESGSGKTENAKMLIAYLGQLSYMHSKDTSQRSIADKIDENLTWSNPLMESFGNARTVRNDNSSRFGKYIKLYFDPVSGVMVGGQTVTYLLERSRIIMQSPGERNYHIFYEMLAGLSQTEKQQLGGLKTAQDYKCLNGGNTFIRRGVDGKPLDDAHEFQMVRRALSMIGVPLETQECMLRVLAAILHLMEVEFESDNNDKAQIANGTPLATACALLCLDEAKVRECFLVRSKTSLVTILASKTEAEGLRNAFCKGLYVGMFDRLVEFVNAAIQPRVDCRDCKYVGLLDIFGFENFTRNSFEQICINYANESLQNHYNKYTFINDEEECRREGIQTPNIEFPDNSECVNMLDAKRVGIFSMLDEECNFKGGSTDRFTTNLWEEWAGRNQYFVKPKSTIPNQFGVNHYAAFVNYNTAEWLEKNTDALKEDMYECVSESTDEFIRTLLSTEKSEARRKQTVAIRFQRQLTDLRSELESTETRFIRCIKPNMEASPSFLENLLVGSQLESAGVLQTISLKRQGYPVRRPLEQFCRYFYLVMSRTTASLFKQGRYSDASQDFLQRYQRLYGWAEPNYAVGKTKVFLRAEVWSALERLVLRRRAQLLHRCKPYLRRWIDELRERRRIEEQKRLEAARKLREAREAKAAGAANGVPAEKLQWVEEASNMFPDFDTDTLIDVAVEADTRGEALSAILAIQADCLDKQMASGFMDVMAAANVHRGVINNFVSADIKTVSALSRLQPEDMKSLGASEMEVVAITKKLTEQQGQRVKYQRLAEAIGTDGEYAAADAVQRAAVARHEEDFDTKVQTLASMGFDESISRLVLAHYNGDVQRTAARLLYGVDSRKMKNNARKHKNFNTTDPNVQQLISLGATKQDAKMALRRNSGDANAAVKMLFKVS, encoded by the coding sequence ATGCCGgagcgtgtgtctgtgaaTCAGGAGGTGTACTACCTCGACACCAAGAGCGGGTGGCTGCGTGGCACCGTGAAGGAGGTCGATGGCGCCAAGGTGACTGTAGAGGACAATGCCTCCCAGAGTGCCGTGAAAGTGGCCGCCGATAATGTGCACAGCTACATCTCTGAGAGCTACGATATCGAGGACGCGGAGCTCTTCCACGTGAGTGATCTGCACGTAGCCACTCTCTTGCACTGCGTCAAGGACCGTTTTGAGAAGCTGCACAAGCAGTACTCGCTCATGGGGGAGATGGTGCTCTCCGTCAATCCATTTCGTCTCATGCCCTTCAACAGCGATGAGGAGCGTAAAAAGTATTTGGCCCTGCCGGACCCCCGCATGCTGCCCCCGCACGTCTGGCAGGTGGCGCACAAGGCCTTCAACGCGGTCATTGTTCAGGGTCAGGGCAACCAGTCCATCGTCATCTCCGGCGAGTCCGGCTCTGGAAAAACCGAGAACGCCAAGATGCTCATCGCGTACCTGGGGCAACTGAGCTATATGCATAGCAAGGACACctcgcagcgcagcatcgcGGACAAGATCGACGAGAACCTGACCTGGAGCAACCCCCTCATGGAGTCGTTCGGCAACGCCCGCACCGTGCGCAATGACAACTCTTCGCGCTTCGGCAAGTATATCAAGCTCTACTTTGATCCTGTATCCGGCGTCATGGTGGGAGGCCAGACCGTCACCTACTTGCTGGAGAGGAGCCGCATCATCATGCAGTCTCCTGGCGAGCGCAACTACCACATCTTCTACGAGATGCTGGCGGGCTTGTCGCAgacagagaagcagcagcttgGCGGGCTCAAGACTGCCCAGGATTACAAGTGCCTGAACGGCGGTAACACCTTcatccgccgcggcgtggaTGGCAAGCCGCTCGACGACGCGCACGAGTTTCAGAtggtgcgccgcgcgctcTCCATGATCGGTGTGCCGCTGGAGACGCAAGAGTGCATGTTGCGCGTGCTGGCGGCCATCCTGCACTTGATGGAGGTTGAGTTCGAGTCTGACAACAACGACAAGGCGCAAATCGCAAACGGGACACCGCTCGCGACGgcctgcgcgctgctctgcctgGACGAGGCCAAGGTGCGGGAGTGCTTTCTCGTGAGGAGCAAGACGTCGCTTGTCACGATCCTCGCCTCCaagacggaggcggagggccTGCGCAACGCCTTCTGCAAGGGACTGTACGTTGGCATGTTCGACCGACTGGTCGAGTTTGTGAACGCCGCCATTCAGCCCCGGGTGGACTGCAGGGACTGCAAGTACGTCGGCCTGCTCGATATTTTCGGCTTCGAAAACTTCACGCGCAACAGTTTCGAGCAGATCTGCATCAATTACGCGAACGAGTCGCTGCAAAACCACTACAACAAGTACACCTTCATCAACGACGAAGAGGAATGCCGCCGCGAGGGCATCCAGACCCCGAATATCGAGTTCCCAGACAACTCCGAGTGCGTCAACATGCTCGATGCGAAGCGCGTCGGCATCTTCTCGATGCTGGATGAGGAGTGCAACTTCAAGGGCGGCAGCACAGACCGCTTCACCACGAACCTTTGGGAGGAGTGGGCGGGCAGGAACCAGTACTTTGTGAAGCCGAAGAGCACGATCCCGAACCAGTTTGGCGTGAACCACTACGCCGCCTTTGTCAACTACAACACGGCGGAGTGGTTGGAGAAGAATACGGACGCACTCAAGGAGGACATGTACGAGTGCGTGAGTGAGTCCACCGACGAGTTCATTCGGACCCTTCTCTCgacggagaagagcgaggcACGCCGCAAGCAGACCGTTGCCATCCGCTTCCAGCGCCAGCTCACGGACCTGCGCTCCGAGCTGGAGTCCACCGAGACACGCTTCATTCGTTGCATCAAGCCAAACATGGAGGCAAGCCCCTCGTTCCTCGAAAACCTTCTCGTCGGCTCGCAGCTTGAGTCCGCTGGTGTGCTGCAGACCATCTCCCTCAAGCGTCAGGGCTACCCGGTGCGCCGCCCGCTAGAGCAGTTTTGCAGGTACTTCTACCTTGTCATGtcccgcaccaccgcctccttgtTCAAGCAAGGGCGCTACAGCGACGCGTCCCAGGACTTTCTACAGCGATACCAGCGTCTCTACGGCTGGGCGGAGCCCAACTACGCCGTCGGCAAGACGAAGGTGTTCCTCCGAGCTGAGGTGTGGTcggcgctggagcggctggtgcttcgtcgccgcgcgcagctgctgcaccgctgcaagCCCTACCTGCGCCGCTGGATCGACGAGCTCCGCGAGCGCAGGCGCATCgaggagcagaagcggctggaggcagcgcgcaagctgcgcgaggcgcggGAGGCCaaggccgccggcgccgccaatGGTGTACCAGCGGAGAAGCTGCAGTGGGTCGAGGAGGCGTCGAACATGTTCCCAGACTTCGACACGGATACGCTGATCGACGTTGCCGTCGAGGCGGACACGCGCGGGGAGGCTCTCAGTGCCATTCTTGCCATCCAGGCTGACTGCCTTGACAAGCAGATGGCTTCTGGATTCATGGACGTGATGGCGGCTGCGAACGTGCACCGTGGCGTCATCAACAACTTTGTCTCGGCCGACATCAAGACGGTGtcggcgctgtcgaggcTGCAGCCGGAGGATATGAAGAGCCTGGGCGCCAGTgagatggaggtggtggcgatCACGAAGAAGCTGACGGAGCAGCAGGGGCAGCGCGTCAAGTACCAGCGCCTCGCCGAAGCCATCGGCACGGACGGCGAAtatgccgccgctgacgccgtccaacgcgccgcggtggctcGCCACGAGGAAGACTTCGACACCAAAGTGCAGACCCTTGCCAGCATGGGCTTTGATGAGTCTATCAGCCGTCTCGTGCTGGCGCACTACAACGGCGAcgtgcagcgcacggcggcgcgcctgcttTATGGCGTGGACAGCCGGAAGATGAAGAACAACGCGCGCAAGCATAAGAACTTCAACACGACGGACCCcaacgtgcagcagctcatctCTCTGGGTGCGACGAAGCAGGATGCAAAGATGGCACTACGTCGCAACAGTGGAGACGCGAACGCTGCCGTTAAGATGCTGTTCAAGGTGAGCTAG
- the ATG4.1 gene encoding putative AUT2/APG4/ATG4 cysteine peptidase translates to MGTNAKVAEKTPCVDSGSLFKWWLNPSKIFRTPNRKLKNTTPVVVVGSGSHSGDGTTEFVKVATKKLLYFSYRNCFPPLPSGSTTDTHWGCLVRTTQMLVGTCLLRYHCKGAYVLPEADNAELKERISRLFMDVPSAPLGIHKAEDEAHKNSVKYASMLSPTEAGMAIAAALIAFRAQGGDVPFTFCCESRHIDEPAVMAKLLEGQHVVLIIPVVLGIAPMSDQYELVMLKILDVKACCGIAGGFKQASLYMFGHQGRSVFFMDPHYVQNAYTSSRTVGTLEGSRGELRARRFDPCMVLGFYLHTPEDYRVFAEELAVANSLVVFPLISFGRRPREGTTLSEDRVVSVAESAESITLHEKEKPQRSRNPLAADGEHARSSNSISSPPS, encoded by the coding sequence ATGGGCACGAACGCCAAAGTGGCAGAGAAGACGCCGTGCGTCGACTCAGGCAGCCTTTTCAAGTGGTGGCTCAACCCCAGCAAGATCTTCCGCACCCCCAACCGCAAGCTGAAAAATACGACGCCTGTCGTCGTGGTGGGCTCAGGCTCACATAGCGGCGATGGGACGACGGAGTTTGTGAAGGTGGCAACGAAGAAGCTCCTCTACTTCTCCTACCGCAACTGCTTCCCTCCCTTGCCGAGCGGGTCTACAACGGACACCCACTGGGGCTGTCTTGTGCGCACCACGCAAATGCTTGTTGGCACCTGCCTTCTGCGATACCACTGCAAAGGCGCCTACGTGCTGCCAGAGGCGGACAACGCTGAGCTGAAGGAGAGGATATCGAGGTTGTTCATGGACGTCCCGTCCGCCCCACTTGGGATCCACAAGGCCGAGGATGAGGCTCACAAGAACAGTGTCAAATACGCCAGCATGCTGTCCCCCACCGAGGCGGGCATGGCGATCGCAGCCGCTCTGATTGCCTTTCGCGCACAAGGCGGAGATGTGCCATTCACGTTTTGCTGCGAGAGCCGCCACATTGATGAgccggcggtgatggcgaaGCTGTTGGAGGGCCAGCATGTTGTTCTTATTATCCCGGTAGTCTTGGGCATTGCACCCATGTCGGATCAGTATGAGCTCGTGATGCTCAAGATTCTCGACGTGAAGGCGTGCTGCGGCATCGCGGGAGGCTTCAAGCAAGCATCCTTGTACATGTTCGGTCATCAGGGCCGCAGCGTCTTTTTCATGGATCCACACTACGTCCAAAACGCCTACACCTCTAGCAGGACCGTCGGCACCCTCGAAGGGTCTCGTGGCGAGCTGAGGGCGCGCAGATTTGACCCGTGCATGGTTCTTGGCTTTTATCTTCACACCCCGGAGGATTACCGCGTGTTTGCGGAAGAACTAGCGGTGGCCAATTCGCTCGTGGTGTTTCCACTAATCAGCTTTGGCCGAAGACCCAGGGAGGGGACGACCCTCTCCGAGGATCGCGTCGTTTCTGTGGCGGAGAGCGCGGAGAGCATTACGCTacacgagaaagagaagccACAACGAAGCCGGAATCCGCTCGCTGCCGATGGAGAGCACGCCAGAAGCTCGAATTCAATCTCTTCTCCACCGAGCTAG
- a CDS encoding putative 60S ribosomal protein L2, with product MGKTVLSCRKGNGSVYQVHGHKRLGPAKLRILDYAERHGYMRGVVKSIEHEAGRGAALARVEFRHPYKFRRVKELMVAPEGMFTGQSVFCGQKAPLAIGNVLPLGQITEGCIVCNVEAKPGDRGTLARASGDYCIIISHNHETGRTRLKLPSGQKKSVPSTSRAMIGIISGGGRIEKPVLKAGNSFYRFRGKRNCWPKVRGVARNPVEHPHGGGNHQHIGHPSTVSRHSPPGQKVGLIAARRTGRIRGGKAVKGAWHPEE from the coding sequence ATGGGTAAGACTGTGCTGAGCTGCCGTAAGGGCAACGGCTCCGTGTACCAGGTGCACGGCCACAAGCGCCTTGGCCCCGCCAAGCTGCGCATTCTGGACTACGCCGAGCGCCACGGCTACATGCGCGGTGTGGTGAAGTCGATCGAGCACGAGGCTggccgcggtgcggcgctggcgcgcgtgGAGTTCCGCCACCCGTACAAGTTCCGCCGCGTGAAGGAGCTGATGGTGGCGCCGGAGGGCATGTTCACCGGCCAGTCGGTGTTCTGCGGCCAGAAGGCCCCGCTCGCGATCGGCAACGTGCTGCCCCTTGGCCAGATCACGGAGGGCTGCATCGTGTGCAACGTGGAGGCGAAGCCCGGTGACCGCGGCACGCTGGCGCGCGCGTCCGGCGACTACTGCATCATCATCTCGCACAACCACGAGAcaggccgcacgcgcctgAAGCTGCCGAGCGGGCAGAAGAAGTCCGTGCCGAGCACGAGTCGCGCGATGATCGGCAtcatcagcggcggtggccgcatCGAGAAGCCCGTGCTGAAGGCCGGTAACTCGTTCTACCGCTTCCGCGGCAAGCGCAACTGCTGGCCCAAGGTGCGTGGTGTTGCCCGCAACCCGGTGGAGCACCCGCACGGTGGTGGTAACCATCAGCACATTGGCCACCCGTCGACGGTGTCGCGCCACTCGCCGCCGGGCCAGAAGGTGGGTCTGATCGCTGCCCGCCGCACCGGCCGCATTCGCGGTGGTAAGGCTGTCAAGGGCGCGTGGCACCCGGAGGAGTAA
- a CDS encoding putative DNA repair helicase: MAHSLSGDARTGEKCLFVESRIESDGYITIIAESFRRSYVNIRPFLTTLAEAISRPSLMHEYLLTPFSLGAAVSNGIDAAEATAFLETHAYGLAESSERRQLVRQFIESCMKRYNLARIIIDAERTLVQCKNEETAQMLLRDAVIASVAATPLRIFYEESSWEESPAPYPSFLLQSRAMSKVVAAQCVVLGLPIQQQYDFENDTSVRTAHISLRTQTKPRRYQIEAVDAAIHDGTLNSGCLLLPCGAGKTLLGIMLMCKVKKPTLVLCAGSVSVEQWKSQILDYATLETPPRTDDGDASDAHGGRPHQIKDGAARIACLTGKQKDPITEETDVVLTTYSMLVTAHRAKMRQQATTTSSEDGLFTGRGLRKRKENPKEKLFAPYGLLILDEVHVMPAESFRGSLGFVDAKGVIGLTATYVREDHKILDLFHLVGPKLYDISMETLASQGYLAKVHCVEVRTPMTKEFGLEYMQRSSKVARAGTAPVLVMLAAANPNKMMCVRELVRQHLDAGAKILLCCDHIMLLKEYGELLNAPVICGSTQHKERLMIFSDFQSTSKINVICVSRVGDVSVNLPNANIVIQVSSHGGSRRQEAQRLGRILRPKERAANGRTVDAWFYSIISTDTVEINYAAHRTAFLVDQGYTCRIMEYSPFTSSVDTALGGVKQQVKKHRIGDVVSIKQESLYETLHQSSVLRPRSGECSGRDADAGDCRAESLSYQLKLLSKVVSSWEIEFQQECRKRRRTAVRDADDNAANETDSADDVVEVRPIRTYAAIKSEWRGGADSAARVTALRDLVGVDDGFVYHEL, from the coding sequence ATGGCGCACTCACTCAGCGGAGATGCTCGCACCGGCGAAAAATGCCTCTTCGTTGAGAGCAGGATAGAATCGGACGGCTACATCACCATCATTGCGGAGTCCTTCCGCAGAAGCTACGTGAATATCCGCCCTTTCTTGACGACGCTAGCGGAGGCCATCTCGCGCCCCTCGCTGATGCACGAGTACCTTCTGACGCCGTTCTCtctcggcgccgccgtgtcaAACGGGATCGACGCTGCTGAGGCGACCGCCTTCTTGGAGACCCACGCTTACGGGCTTGCTGAGAGCAGTGAAAGACGGCAGCTTGTGCGCCAGTTCATCGAATCGTGCATGAAGCGCTACAACCTTGCCCGCATCATTATCGATGCGGAGAGGACTCTCGTGCAATGCAAGAATGAGGAGACGGCCCAGATGCTGCTACGCGACGCCGTGATCGCGTCGGTGGCCGCAACACCACTTCGCATATTTTACGAGGAGAGCTCCTGGGAGGAGAGCCCAGCGCCTTACCCTTCATTCCTGCTGCAGAGCAGGGCGATGTCGAAGGTGGTGGCCGCCCAATGCGTGGTGCTCGGCCTCCCTATTCAGCAGCAGTACGACTTCGAGAACGACACATCGGTTCGCACAGCGCACatctcgctgcgcacgcagacaAAGCCGCGCCGATACCAGATTGAGGCGGTTGATGCCGCCATCCACGACGGTACCCTCAACAGCGgatgcctcctcctcccctgcgGTGCTGGAAAGACGCTATTGGGCATCATGCTCATGTGCAAGGTGAAGAAGCCGACGCTGGTCCTGTGCGCCGGCAGTGTCAGTGTTGAGCAGTGGAAGAGCCAAATTCTCGACTATGCCACATTGGAGACACCACCGCGgacggacgacggcgatgcaTCTGACGCCCACGGTGGTCGTCCCCACCAAATCAAAGACGGCGCTGCCCGCATCGCGTGCCTGACAGGCAAGCAGAAGGACCCCATCACCGAGGAAACGGACGTTGTGCTGACAACGTACAGCATGCTGGTCACGGCGCACAGGGCCAAAATGCGCCAGCAAGCGACAACAACGTCCAGCGAGGACGGCTTGTTCACGGGACGGGGTCTCCGCAAGCGGAAAGAGAACCCGAAAGAGAAGCTCTTCGCTCCGTATGGCCTGCTGATTCTGGATGAGGTACACGTGATGCCAGCGGAGAGCTTTCGCGGGAGCCTCGGCTTCGTTGACGCTAAGGGCGTCATCGGCCTCACCGCCACCTACGTGCGCGAAGATCACAAAATCCTCGACCTCTTCCACCTCGTCGGGCCGAAGCTGTACGACATATCTATGGAGACCCTCGCGTCACAGGGGTACCTCGCCAAGGTTCACTGCGTCGAGGTGCGCACGCCAATGACGAAGGAGTTTGGGCTCGAGTACATGCAACGTAGCAGCAAAGTGGCACGGGCGGGgacggcgccggtgctggtGATGCTGGCTGCGGCGAACCCGAACAAAATGATGTGCGTGCGGGAGCTTGTGCGGCAACacctcgacgccggcgccaaAATCCTTCTCTGCTGCGACCACATCATGCTCCTGAAGGAGTACGGGGAACTGCTGAACGCACCGGTGATATGCGGCAGTACGCAGCACAAGGAGCGGCTGATGATCTTCTCCGACTTCCAAAGCACCTCGAAGATCAACGTGATCTGCGTCTCACGCGTTGGCGACGTCAGCGTGAATCTGCCCAACGCAAATATTGTGATTCAGGTGTCCAGCCACggtggcagccgccgccaggAAGCCCAGCGACTAGGCCGCATCCTGCGCCCAAAGGAGCGCGCCGCGAACGGGAGGACGGTGGATGCGTGGTTCTACTCCATCATCAGCACGGACACCGTCGAAATAAACTACGCGGCTCACCGCACTGCCTTCCTCGTTGACCAAGGGTACACGTGCCGTATCATGGAGTACAGCCCTTTCACATCATCGGTCGACACCGCTTTAGGAGGTGTGAAGCAGCAGGTGAAGAAGCATCGGATTGGCGACGTAGTGAGCATCAAGCAGGAGTCTTTATACGAGACGCTGCACCAGTCAAGTGTGTTGCGGCCGCGATCCGGCGAATGCTCCGGGCGCGATGCCGACGCTGGAGACTGTCGCGCCGAGTCGCTCTCGTATCAGCTCAAGCTCCTTTCAAAGGTGGTCTCCAGCTGGGAAATCGAATTCCAGCAGGAGTGCcgcaagcgccgccgcaccgccgttAGGGACGCCGACGACAACGCCGCTAACGAGACGGACAGCGCTGACGACGTGGTGGAGGTTCGACCGATTCGTACCTATGCCGCCATCAAAAGCGAGTGgaggggcggcgctgacTCCGCGGCTCGTgtcacggcgctgcgcgacctCGTTGGCGTCGATGACGGATTTGTGTACCACGAGCTCTAG